Genomic window (Daucus carota subsp. sativus chromosome 5, DH1 v3.0, whole genome shotgun sequence):
tcaagattaaaaaaagtagtaatttaattttgtttttactgTGTGCATGTAATATGAAGTACCAAAGCCCAGAAAATGGAGATGAAGGACAAAAATGGTTTCTGTTCACGCAAGGACACGTGATGAAAGACCTGttatttttttgaacaaaaaaaatgtacCTGTTGCGAGTAACCCAAAACTAACTAGAGAGCTGAGTAATTTTCTCGGGACACTTGCAAAGGACAATGTCTCGCTGACTTATGTCAACTGGAAAGTGGTTCCTGAACAACTGAAGAAGAAAATGTGGGACTATACTCGGGTAAATTCTATTGCCTAAAATCCTGACAAAAAGAATAATTCTATTGCCTAAACCTCATTTTCAATTATCTTTATGTTTACTCACTGAAATTATTGATTttgagttaattatatattaggaCCATTATATTATTCCGAACGAAGCTGAGCATTGGGTTTACGAGACCATTAATAGATGCTGGAGGACTTACAAGTCTCGAATGAAGACCAAGCACTACACGCAGCATGCCACTGATAAGGAAAGGATGGAAAATAGGCCCAAGGATATTCCGCTCGAGGATTTTGAAATGTTGGTGAAGTACTGGGGAGACGAGTCAGTTAAGGTACATTACATacattttttcaacatggtTTTTGTGATTTGAAAGATCACCAGAACTGGACtgtgcaatattttttttacaggtATTAGCGGATGATAACAAAGATCACTGCTCTTCATTAACTGACCCACACACTCTAGGTGCCAACAGTAGTGCAAAAGTTGGAGAGAAGTTGGTATGTGTCTCTCCTTGTTTTTTTTATGGATTTCATCTGAGATGTTTTTTTGCCTTAGTGATCCTGATTATTTAATTGTGTTGTTAAAATGCCCTCAAAATAATAGCTACTAACCTTTGTTATTGGATTTTGTGCATAACTATGAGCAAGgataaccttttttttttttgctttatgATAGAAAAAAGGTGATCCTAATCTTGCCT
Coding sequences:
- the LOC135152712 gene encoding uncharacterized protein LOC135152712, with the protein product MVSVHARTRDERPVIFLNKKNVPVASNPKLTRELSNFLGTLAKDNVSLTYVNWKVVPEQLKKKMWDYTRDHYIIPNEAEHWVYETINRCWRTYKSRMKTKHYTQHATDKERMENRPKDIPLEDFEMLVKYWGDESVKVLADDNKDHCSSLTDPHTLGANSSAKVGEKLKKGDPNLASPSKADIYLESREREDGRKYKTTAGSKKRCRKNKKVMESDSAPADTYLDDLTTKIRGKLEVELEEKVSKKVQDNLSMILKKMAEANPGLNMDIGGVGATIASEDDENGTPFSARTAGTAGTSGTAGTS